TTTCTTCGAGCCGGGTTTTATAGGATTTCGTATCCTTGAATTTCAGAAAATCAACGGGTTCAATATTATTGAAGAGCTCGGAAAAGGTGCCCTTGTCAAAGGTCAGGGTGATCCTGTTTTCAACAGTGATAGGGAAATGGTATAAGCATTTCAGGCAAACGTGCTGGTTCCTTTCCACCTCTTTTTTGTATAGAAGCTCCTGGCAGGAACTGCATTTTATCCAGAGGGATTCTTCTTTGCCAGCATTCTTTATCTCTTTCTGGATATCTATCTCTTTGTGCGGTTTTATCTCTTTTTCTTTTTTTCTGAACAGTGACATGCTATTTCTCTCTTGAAATTTGGATAGAAAACTACCAAAATAAGTATATCATGTCAATAGAAAGGGTTTCCATACAATCCGCCTATGTAATTGAAGGCGTTTTGAAAAAAAACCGGAAAGAGGCCGGTGTTGTTATTTGCCACCCTCATCCGCTTTACGGCGGAAGTATGCACAATAATGTTGTAGACGCAATCGAAGAGGGGTTTTCATCAAAGGGGTTTACCACGCTGAGATTTAACTTCAGGGGTGTCGGGATGAGCGGGGGTTTTTATGATGAGGGGGAGGGAGAGGTGAGTGATCTCATTGCCTCATGGGATTTCTTAAAAGCCCGGCTTGATGACAATGCCTGTATCGTGCTTGCCGGCTATTCCTTCGGCGCGTGGATATGCAGCAAGGCAGCCGTAAAGGTTAACAATATTGCTGCTATGTTCCTTGTAGCGTATCCTTTTGCATTCTACGAAACGACCGAATTGAAGCAATTCAATAAAAAGATATATTTTGTCGGTGGCGAGCATGATGACATCTCTCCTGTGGATGCCCTGTTAAAGTTTTATAAGGAGTTCCCTGTAGTCGAGAAATACCTGAAAATCATTTCCACCGACCACTTTTATGGGAGAAAAGAACAGGAAATAATAGAATTCATCAAAGAAAACGTCCAGTTATGATTCACAACGCAAGTTCTCTAAAATGCAAAGGCCAGCCCCATTATAGGACCATGGATAGTCATATTGTATCTGATACTGCTTGTCCCCGCCTTGTAGTCCACATAGAGAGCCCGGTATCCAAGTAAGCCAGTAATGTCTTTTGTAAAACGATAGCCGAATACACCCAGTGCATTCCAACTGAAATCAGAGCCGACGCTAAAGCCTCCAACATCACCCCGTATGTTAAATAACAGTTTTTCTGTGATATCTGCAGTGAGACAGCCACCGATGAATGGGTCAAGCCACTGGGTTGTCTTAGAAGGATTTATGGTGCTGCTCGTATCCAGGTTGGCGCTTAAATACCAGAAACGACCGCCTCCCAGGGCGTCAACGGTTATTGACCGTTTCCCTTTTTCCTCAAGAGACCACTTTCCGAGTTGGTATGTTCCACCGAACTCGACCAGCCACTGTTCAACCTGCATTCTCACATCTCTGCCATCTTTGAGTGTCCCGCTTTGAGACAGCTTCAGGTAGGTTGGGTCAATAAAGAATCCCCATTTCCCTTTTTGAGCCTCAAAGTGTACCTGGCCTGCTAAATCCATATCTCGAAGAATATCCGAAAAGTTTATTTTTGAGTCTGCAGTATAGTTACGGACTGTCGCCTTCGTATCCATGGCGGTCAGCCAGGCATAGGGGATAAGACGGAATTCCCACGTGTTTCCATCGGTAGATGAAGACCTACTCTCAGTTGTTGAAACGTTTGGGCTGGAACCCGGTGGTGGAGCGTTTTGGCTGTAAGCCGGTAGTGCAGCAAACACAAATGCCAGAACGCATAATATCGACGCTGCCTTGTTTCTCATATCAATTCCTCCAATTTCTGGGTTATAGTGCTCCCCATGGAAAACCCCAAGTACATTTGCCTTTTTTACTCCAAAAAAATAATTACTTGCCTATCGGTGTTCCTAAGTTCTTAATCTTATCCTGCATTTCAGGGCTCAATTGTTTCACAAGCTCCGCATTGTACGAACCGGTGGGCATTGGCTTTATACTTGGATCTCCGGTTGGATTATTAGTATATATATTAGTATTGATTATCTGCTGCGTTGCGACAGCATAAGAACGCGATTTCGCAGCGGGTGTTCCGTCTTTGACTGCCGGATCAACGTCGGTCGTGACGATTGAAATTGTATTGTCGCTGTTGAGGAAGATCTCAAAAGTGCGGAACTGCTGAGGGAAATCCCTTAATGATGAGGTTTCAACCTGCCAGAAACTATTTTCAGGGGTGGTACCGGAAAATGCTTTAACGTTATTTAAATGACGATGTCCAGCAATCCACATGATGAAATTCGGATGTTTTTGAAGTTCATTAATCAGATCCGTCTGGGATACAGCATTTCTATTATCGTTCCACCAACCAAGCTCGGAACCGGACTTTTCGACGCCTATCGGTACGTGCGCAGCGATGATCATGAGCTGACCGGCAGCCTGACCATCCGCAAGTTCTTTTTTAAGCCAGGCATAACGTGTCTGGTCAAGAAAGCCGTGCCCATGGATGTCGACAGAGCCATCGTCTTCCCTTTGGGTATCGTCGAGCACGATAACCCTGATCGGTATATTCGACTTCGGCGCGAAGCTATAACAGGCAAAGCCTTTTTCTTTGTTGGGGTCGACCAAGTTGAAACCGTGACCGACCGGATTTGAAGATGTTGTAAAAAATTCTTTCATCCACTCCGTTCTCAAAAGTGAACGGCGGTCCGGATCGGCTACAACCTTCGGAGCGCTGCTGAACTTTCCGACAGGTCCTGCGCCTACAATGTCACCGTAAGGAGTCGAACCATCGAGTACGCCCATATAGTAATCAGGTTTGCTTATGTTTCTCGGGTCGGCGAGGACATCTCCCGTAGCGATGACCGTGTCGCTGATGTATGATTGTCGAAGGAATGCGTTCACAGGGATTGAACCAATCCAGAAATGATCGTGGTTGCCGAGGGCCTGATACCAGGGGATCGTCTTATCAAGCCCTGCCGCCTTGTAAGGCTTCTGATAATCGATGGTGTCGGCTCCGACATGAGCACCGGAACTTGGGGTGATGACCTTGCCGTCAAGGACATCGATATACCACCTTAGTTCGTTGTACTGAGTGCTGTTGCAGGTGTCGCCCAGGGAGATGCCGAAATCAATCGGCGATTTTTTATGCAGGGCGTTTACCGTCTGAACGGCTGCGTCGAGAACATGAGTTGTATACGGCATAATCGGTGAATATATCGAAGTAACAAATGACCATGGCGCTTTGCCCATCGACGGGTAAATCAATTGTTGAAGATAGATCAACTGAGAAGGAGATTCTTTGTCGGTGATATGGATGTCGGTTATGGTAAAGAAATTCAAAAGTTTTGCTTTTTTAGTTACGGCTGAACCGTCATAAAGAGCCGGCATGATATCGGTTCGCTTTCCGTCATCGATACCTTTGCCATCCTTCCAGGCGCCATAGCCGTATTGATTGTATTTTGAAACCTCATCAAGAAGAATCGTCACCGAAGGTGTTGGGGCAGGCATGACCGTCCTCTGGCGCGTCGTAGAAATATCGGAAACAATCGGGTATCCTTCGAGCTGACTTTGATTTCTGACGACGCTTTTTGAACATCCCGATGAAGAGAAAATCAGCGTGCCCATTAAAAAGGCTAAACAGAACTTTTTGTATTCATAAGATGATTTCATAAAACTCCTCCTCCGTTACTGGGGCTTGCGTCGCCCCCTCTTCGAGCAAAGCCCGAAGAGACTTCCCTTCTCGCTCGCTGTGCGAGCTATTTCATAAATTGCCGCTAATGCACTTGCCTTCATACGTTATTAACCACTTTTCATTCAACTTTTGACAATATCTAATCATCCACAGGGCATTTTCGTTTTTTTCAATAGTAACCCTTTGATATTGATTTGATCTTCCCCTGAAATTTGATAAGAACTTGCTTTCCGTTAAAGGAAGTATAGGGTCGCCACGCTTGTATGTCAATGAAAAACTGGCCACAAAATGCGGGGTTGCGAGTTGATTTATACGTGACGGATATACCGAAGTTTTCATCCTCTTTAGAAATTGCTGCCTCTTTTTCACGATGCGTTATGATTGGATGTATTCATCCCGGGAGTAATCGGGGCCCCGATAAAGGTGATCGTCATTCGTTTCCGATTGAAAGTATGTAGTTTCGTCAACTTTACCAAATGCTTGGCTACAGCACGCGAGCGGTTGTGGATGTGCCTTCATCTGTGCTGACATTGGGGTTGTCTGTACCCGCTCCTCTACCAAAGCACAGAAAGTCCGCAGATCATCAAGAAGTATCTCAAAGTCCGGTTTCATATACTGGACGGTGTCCATCTCCATATATGATCTGAAGGATCGTAAGACGGCAATCTGTTTTGTCAGGGGTATGGGCTTTGGACGGACGGGCCATCCTAATATCTGACCCCCTATGGTTTCCCTTTGCTCTTCGTATCGCTGAATCTTTCCTTGAAGACAGGTGCAATGAGATTGTCCACCGGTGCGTAGTCATCGGTAATCACAACGGAGCGCCGGTTCCGGACCATATCATTCACAAGGGTTTCGGGAACGACTACCGATGTGACATCATCCTTCCACTTTGCCTTTGCGTAGACTTCAAAACTTTTCATATCCACATTGCCGGTGCTTGCTAATACGATAAACGTGGATCTCTTTTTGCGTTTAAAGTTAGGCTCTGTCGAAATAAGATGGACATTTTTCCCCCCAAAGACTTCCCGTAATGTCCTGATATAGGAAGGGAGGAAAGAGCCTTCGAGAAGCTTATCAATGATGTTTGTCATGACAATGCCGCCGGGATTCAGGATATTTTTAATCTGCTGAGCAAATTCCTTTGTGGTCAGGTGGTAAGGTATAGAAAGGTCATTGAAGGCGTCTGTCAGGATCAGATCGTATTTTTCGCTGCAATTCATGACAAACCATCGACCGTCGGTATTATATGATCTGATGCGTGTCCCTTTGTCCATCTCTTGTAGTTTATAGGCTATTTTTGTGACCTCAGGGTCTATCTCCACCACATCGATCTGCGCCTCCGGGTATCGCAGTTCCATGTATCTTGGGAAGACATAGCCGCCACCCCCGATGGAGAGGCTCTTGAAAGGTGTGGTCTTTTTGAATCTCCACCTCAGTACTTCATCATAGACCTGTTCGTATTCATACTCCATGTGGAAGGGATCAGAAGGCACAATATAGGCATGAACAAGATAGTCGAGCGCCATTGACAGGACCGGGGTCTCCCCGTCTTCGCTGGTCTCTTTGTTGACAAGTATGGTATAGTAGGCGCTTTCTTTGTAAAGATGGGCGCCTGGAAAAGGAGAAACGCTATAGACGAGCATATAGAGGACAAAAAGTGAAGGGATTGCGGCTATAAGAAAGACTATGAGCACCTTCATGGGTCTCAGGAGCCCCCCCGTCAGAGCTGCCATGAGGATTAAAAGAACACCTGTGAAAAAGATGATTGCTCTCATGTCTACCGTTCCCACAAGAAAGAAGCCGGCAGCAAAAGTACCTGCGATGGCCCCCAGCGTTGAAAAGGCATACATCTTCCCGATTGTATCGCCTGTTCTGGAAAGGTTTTTCAAGGTCAGCCTCACTGCCACCGGGGAAATTGTGCCCAATACGCACGCAGGGATAAAAAAGATGATTGCGGTAACGAGAAGAATCATTGCCATAAACGGCAGAGGAATGTCATATGTCATAGCATGGTCTGTTATAGGCACTATCAAAAGGACCATAATGCCGGACACAAGGAGGATGATGTCCAGGGTCTTCCTCAGGGGAAACCGGTCGGCAATTTTACCGCCGATATATGCACCAAGGCTGATGCCCGCAAGAATTACCCCTATGATGCTTGTCCATGTGTAGATTGACACCCCGAGATAAGGGGCCAGCATGCGACCTGCTATAATTTCTATTACCATGGTGCAGAGGCTGGCAATAAATACGATAATGTAGGATTCAAGAGTCTTCATGGTTTGCCCTGATCCCGGAGATTCTCACAGTTGCACCGGGGGTACAGCCGGATTACCTTGATCGGGAAGCATTATATCCACATATCATATCAAACTGTAGCCATGCAATGGGAAAATTGTCCTGCCTGCGTGCTTCTTGCACAGATAATTTTAAGATGATTTTAAATTATATTGACATGAAAAACACAGCTCGGTACAATTGAGAAATTTAATATAAGGAGGCATGCAGCAATGAAAAAACTGATCCTATTGGCAGTATTATTTACCTTTGCAATGGTGTGTTCTACGGAAAGTTTTGCCCGTACAATACCCCAAACCTCACAAACTGAATCTCAGCAGGCAGGAGCACAAAAACAGATGTTTGCTCAGGATGAAGGAGATGCGCCGAAAAAGGCAAAGAAGGCTAAGAAGGATAAGAAGGAAGATAAAAAACCAGCTAAGAAGTCGGCCAAGAAGGCCAAGAAAGACGAAGATTAGGCCGAGGTTGTTTCCGGCGTGACTCCGCGC
This genomic window from Pseudomonadota bacterium contains:
- a CDS encoding fused MFS/spermidine synthase; translated protein: MKTLESYIIVFIASLCTMVIEIIAGRMLAPYLGVSIYTWTSIIGVILAGISLGAYIGGKIADRFPLRKTLDIILLVSGIMVLLIVPITDHAMTYDIPLPFMAMILLVTAIIFFIPACVLGTISPVAVRLTLKNLSRTGDTIGKMYAFSTLGAIAGTFAAGFFLVGTVDMRAIIFFTGVLLILMAALTGGLLRPMKVLIVFLIAAIPSLFVLYMLVYSVSPFPGAHLYKESAYYTILVNKETSEDGETPVLSMALDYLVHAYIVPSDPFHMEYEYEQVYDEVLRWRFKKTTPFKSLSIGGGGYVFPRYMELRYPEAQIDVVEIDPEVTKIAYKLQEMDKGTRIRSYNTDGRWFVMNCSEKYDLILTDAFNDLSIPYHLTTKEFAQQIKNILNPGGIVMTNIIDKLLEGSFLPSYIRTLREVFGGKNVHLISTEPNFKRKKRSTFIVLASTGNVDMKSFEVYAKAKWKDDVTSVVVPETLVNDMVRNRRSVVITDDYAPVDNLIAPVFKERFSDTKSKGKP
- a CDS encoding dienelactone hydrolase family protein, with protein sequence MSIERVSIQSAYVIEGVLKKNRKEAGVVICHPHPLYGGSMHNNVVDAIEEGFSSKGFTTLRFNFRGVGMSGGFYDEGEGEVSDLIASWDFLKARLDDNACIVLAGYSFGAWICSKAAVKVNNIAAMFLVAYPFAFYETTELKQFNKKIYFVGGEHDDISPVDALLKFYKEFPVVEKYLKIISTDHFYGRKEQEIIEFIKENVQL
- a CDS encoding TIGR03768 family metallophosphoesterase — its product is MKSSYEYKKFCLAFLMGTLIFSSSGCSKSVVRNQSQLEGYPIVSDISTTRQRTVMPAPTPSVTILLDEVSKYNQYGYGAWKDGKGIDDGKRTDIMPALYDGSAVTKKAKLLNFFTITDIHITDKESPSQLIYLQQLIYPSMGKAPWSFVTSIYSPIMPYTTHVLDAAVQTVNALHKKSPIDFGISLGDTCNSTQYNELRWYIDVLDGKVITPSSGAHVGADTIDYQKPYKAAGLDKTIPWYQALGNHDHFWIGSIPVNAFLRQSYISDTVIATGDVLADPRNISKPDYYMGVLDGSTPYGDIVGAGPVGKFSSAPKVVADPDRRSLLRTEWMKEFFTTSSNPVGHGFNLVDPNKEKGFACYSFAPKSNIPIRVIVLDDTQREDDGSVDIHGHGFLDQTRYAWLKKELADGQAAGQLMIIAAHVPIGVEKSGSELGWWNDNRNAVSQTDLINELQKHPNFIMWIAGHRHLNNVKAFSGTTPENSFWQVETSSLRDFPQQFRTFEIFLNSDNTISIVTTDVDPAVKDGTPAAKSRSYAVATQQIINTNIYTNNPTGDPSIKPMPTGSYNAELVKQLSPEMQDKIKNLGTPIGK